One Paenibacillus crassostreae DNA segment encodes these proteins:
- a CDS encoding GH36-type glycosyl hydrolase domain-containing protein produces the protein MIKATENNEYVELTSPTILPKASGFLWNEKMMIHMNCRGYAVAQYMQPEPGKYSYAPNLEAKTFMQPEQPYYAHHPGRFVYVKDEVSGEIFSAPYEPVRVLPDKYTFSVGKHNIVWKIESNDILIEMSLSLPKEDPMELWRVKVTNLSSMKRKLSIYPYFTVGYMSWMNQSAEYNEALQAIVCSAITPYQKYQDYDKIKTLKDKTFLLADQEPSAWEVNQEAFEGEGGITNPSAIQNELLSNGEARYEMPVAALQYRIDVEPGEEKAYRFIFGPAKTEDEIAQIRRTYFIDTNASGDDGFMLAELEYAEYIREGRGCIEIKTPDADLDNFVNHWLPRQMYYHGQTNRLTTDPQTRNYLQDNMGMSYIKPQMARNAFLTALSQQNTSGAMPDGIILHEDAELKYINQVPHTDHCVWLPICLSTYLDETNDYTLLDEVVPYADRKEVGTVFEHINRAMHWLMKDRDERGLNFINQGDWCDPMNMVGYKGKGVSGWLTIATSYAFMIWADICEHSDQLKMSKEYRLAANETNEVVNKYLWDGEWYARGITDDNVVFGISEDKEGRIFINPQGWALLSGAADELKQRKLIQAVKDQLETPYGVEKLAPSFTAMREDVGRVTQKHPGTAENGAVYNHAAAFYIYGLYAVGEKDNAYRLLRKMIPGPDSEDIIRRGQLPVFIPNYYRGAYRQIPHTAGRSSHLFNTGTVPWVYRCLIDGLFGLQGNKEGIHIRPQLPSEWQEVTVKRMFRGVELQFHIKRDASVTTTEVYVHGNYIEDGIIKDLKSDVEYKVLVKIPF, from the coding sequence ATGATAAAGGCAACTGAAAATAATGAATATGTTGAATTGACAAGTCCCACTATTCTACCAAAGGCTTCGGGATTCTTATGGAATGAAAAGATGATGATTCACATGAATTGCCGTGGGTATGCTGTGGCTCAGTACATGCAACCAGAACCGGGGAAATACTCTTATGCTCCTAACTTAGAAGCGAAGACGTTTATGCAACCAGAGCAACCTTATTATGCACATCATCCTGGTCGTTTTGTTTATGTGAAAGATGAGGTGAGTGGTGAAATATTCTCTGCGCCTTATGAACCTGTTCGTGTACTTCCCGATAAGTATACATTTTCAGTAGGGAAACATAATATCGTATGGAAGATTGAAAGTAATGATATTTTAATAGAAATGAGTCTAAGTTTACCTAAAGAAGATCCAATGGAATTGTGGCGAGTGAAGGTGACCAACCTTTCGTCAATGAAACGCAAATTAAGTATTTATCCATATTTTACAGTAGGATATATGTCATGGATGAATCAATCAGCGGAATACAATGAAGCTTTACAAGCGATTGTGTGTTCGGCGATTACTCCATATCAGAAATATCAAGATTATGACAAGATCAAAACTCTGAAAGACAAGACATTTCTATTAGCTGATCAGGAACCTTCCGCATGGGAAGTCAATCAAGAAGCCTTTGAAGGTGAAGGTGGTATAACCAACCCATCAGCGATCCAGAACGAATTGCTCTCTAATGGAGAAGCCAGATATGAAATGCCTGTTGCTGCTCTACAATATAGAATCGATGTGGAACCAGGAGAAGAGAAGGCTTATCGGTTCATATTCGGTCCAGCTAAAACGGAAGATGAGATTGCTCAGATTCGACGGACCTATTTCATAGATACGAATGCCAGTGGCGATGATGGTTTTATGTTAGCTGAACTGGAATATGCAGAATACATAAGAGAAGGCAGAGGCTGTATTGAGATTAAGACACCGGATGCTGATTTAGATAATTTCGTGAATCATTGGTTACCGCGGCAAATGTATTATCATGGCCAAACTAATCGTCTAACAACAGATCCTCAGACTCGCAATTATCTTCAAGACAATATGGGCATGAGTTACATTAAACCACAGATGGCAAGGAATGCTTTTCTTACAGCGTTAAGCCAACAGAATACGAGCGGTGCCATGCCGGATGGTATTATTCTACATGAGGATGCTGAGTTGAAATATATTAATCAAGTCCCTCATACGGATCATTGTGTGTGGTTACCCATCTGCTTGAGTACTTATTTAGATGAAACAAATGATTATACTCTCTTAGATGAAGTAGTTCCCTATGCTGATCGTAAGGAAGTTGGAACTGTATTTGAACATATCAATCGTGCGATGCACTGGCTTATGAAGGATAGAGATGAGCGAGGATTGAATTTTATTAATCAAGGCGACTGGTGTGACCCGATGAATATGGTTGGTTACAAAGGAAAAGGTGTATCCGGGTGGTTAACGATCGCAACGTCATATGCATTTATGATATGGGCTGATATATGTGAGCACAGTGACCAATTGAAAATGAGTAAAGAATATCGATTGGCGGCGAATGAAACAAATGAAGTGGTGAATAAGTATTTATGGGATGGAGAATGGTATGCGCGCGGAATAACAGATGATAATGTTGTATTTGGTATTAGTGAAGATAAGGAAGGTAGAATTTTCATCAATCCCCAGGGGTGGGCATTACTAAGTGGTGCTGCCGATGAATTGAAACAGCGTAAGCTGATCCAAGCTGTTAAAGATCAATTAGAAACACCCTACGGAGTTGAGAAACTAGCACCATCTTTTACAGCAATGCGAGAGGATGTAGGTAGAGTAACGCAGAAACATCCAGGGACCGCAGAGAATGGGGCGGTGTATAATCACGCTGCAGCATTTTATATCTATGGGTTGTACGCCGTGGGAGAGAAAGATAATGCCTATCGTTTACTTCGAAAAATGATTCCAGGACCAGACTCAGAGGATATTATTAGACGTGGTCAATTGCCTGTATTCATACCTAATTATTATAGAGGTGCATATAGACAAATTCCGCATACTGCTGGACGGTCCAGCCATTTATTTAATACAGGAACCGTTCCATGGGTTTATCGCTGTTTGATTGATGGTCTATTTGGATTACAGGGTAATAAAGAAGGTATTCATATCCGGCCACAGCTTCCTTCTGAGTGGCAAGAGGTTACGGTTAAACGTATGTTTAGAGGAGTAGAACTTCAATTCCATATAAAGCGAGATGCCAGTGTAACCACAACAGAGGTATATGTTCATGGCAATTATATAGAAGATGGAATCATTAAAGATCTGAAATCAGATGTAGAATATAAGGTGTTAGTGAAAATTCCATTCTAG
- the truA gene encoding tRNA pseudouridine(38-40) synthase TruA produces MNNYKLKIQYDGGRYKGWQRLGDNDNTVQGKIEKALSELVGHSIEIIGSSRTDAGVHALAQIANFKISEDIPESKMMTVLNSYLPPDISIPEITLVDDRFHARYHAKDKTYIYKIWNEYYSHPIMRKYSMHVRKKLDIVQMRKACQYFVGEHDFTAYSNAKSNKKTMVREIYSLDLEESGGFIQFRVSGNGFLYNMVRKMIGTLIEVGLGEIEAKEIPSILQSKERVQTGGMADACGLYLEKINF; encoded by the coding sequence ATGAATAATTACAAACTGAAAATTCAATATGATGGTGGTCGATATAAAGGTTGGCAGCGGTTAGGGGATAATGACAATACTGTTCAAGGGAAAATAGAAAAGGCCTTATCAGAATTGGTAGGACACTCTATTGAAATCATTGGATCGAGTAGAACGGATGCGGGAGTACACGCACTTGCTCAAATAGCTAACTTTAAGATTAGTGAAGATATACCTGAATCTAAAATGATGACAGTATTGAATAGTTATTTACCTCCAGACATTAGCATTCCGGAGATTACACTAGTAGATGACCGTTTTCACGCCCGCTATCATGCGAAGGATAAAACTTATATTTATAAAATCTGGAACGAATATTATAGCCATCCTATCATGAGAAAGTACAGTATGCATGTTAGGAAGAAGCTAGATATCGTACAAATGAGAAAAGCATGTCAGTATTTTGTCGGCGAGCATGATTTTACGGCTTATTCCAATGCTAAGTCTAATAAAAAGACGATGGTGCGGGAAATTTATTCTCTAGATCTAGAAGAGAGTGGAGGTTTCATCCAATTTCGCGTGAGTGGAAATGGTTTTCTATATAATATGGTTCGAAAGATGATTGGCACGCTGATCGAGGTAGGCTTAGGTGAGATAGAAGCCAAAGAAATACCATCCATTCTCCAATCAAAGGAACGGGTTCAAACCGGTGGAATGGCAGATGCATGTGGGCTTTACTTAGAGAAGATTAACTTTTAG
- the phnE gene encoding phosphonate ABC transporter, permease protein PhnE, producing MNAIDKQLQQATNRYLPNLLITVIVLIIFVWSTSAVQLDNVTANGLSIAKNILLGLIQPDTELLFNLTTGGVLYLLLETMAIAFLGTIVGAVLAIPLAFLSASNIVPKPVAYVIRLLLIVIRTIPPIVYGLMFIRVTGQGPFTGVLTISLTSVGMLSKLYVDVIEDLDTSVLESMESIGCTTIEKIRYGILPQLSAMFMSIVIYRFDMNLRDAAILGLVGAGGIGAPLIFAMNAYRWSEVGSILIGLIVLILIVEVVSNKVRSKLVKG from the coding sequence ATGAATGCTATAGATAAACAGTTACAACAAGCCACAAACCGCTATCTGCCTAATTTACTAATCACTGTGATTGTCCTCATTATTTTTGTGTGGTCTACATCAGCAGTGCAATTGGATAATGTAACAGCAAATGGATTGTCGATCGCGAAAAACATTTTATTAGGGCTAATTCAACCAGATACAGAACTATTGTTTAATTTGACTACAGGTGGGGTCTTATATTTATTGCTTGAAACCATGGCCATCGCTTTTTTAGGAACCATTGTTGGGGCGGTGCTAGCTATTCCGCTTGCTTTTCTGTCTGCATCCAATATTGTGCCGAAACCAGTAGCTTATGTTATTCGACTCTTATTAATTGTCATCCGCACAATTCCACCTATTGTGTATGGGTTAATGTTCATTCGCGTGACAGGGCAAGGTCCTTTTACAGGTGTGCTTACCATATCGCTGACCAGCGTCGGTATGTTATCGAAGCTATATGTTGATGTTATTGAAGATTTAGATACATCTGTGCTTGAGTCTATGGAATCCATTGGTTGTACGACAATCGAGAAGATTCGCTACGGTATTCTCCCTCAGTTGTCAGCCATGTTCATGTCCATCGTTATTTATCGCTTTGATATGAATCTACGTGATGCGGCTATTCTCGGATTAGTTGGAGCCGGTGGGATAGGTGCCCCACTTATTTTTGCAATGAATGCTTATCGCTGGTCGGAAGTAGGATCTATTCTAATTGGCCTTATTGTACTTATTTTAATAGTGGAAGTTGTATCGAATAAAGTGCGCAGTAAATTAGTAAAAGGTTAA
- the phnE gene encoding phosphonate ABC transporter, permease protein PhnE: MLTKLFPPKTIELPNGKVVIQKRSMTPIILLVFIVLIYLSVQITDFDLQRLLKRINQFFVIINEMIPPTWAYMPKLWEPLIATIKMSLFGSALGAICALPIAMLAASNINRSRWIPSVTKFILSILRTLPTLVVALIATFIFGLGTMAGTVAIFLFTISYIGKLLYEQIENAEMGAYEAMNAMGLTTIQSFRYAIFPQVLPNYLSTSLFCFEGNVRYASILGYVGAGGIGLLLAESLGWRNYANVGMILLMLVCTVFVIETISEYFRKKLM, translated from the coding sequence ATGCTAACGAAGCTGTTTCCACCTAAAACAATAGAGTTGCCTAATGGAAAAGTCGTCATCCAAAAACGATCGATGACTCCGATCATATTATTAGTTTTTATAGTGCTGATCTATCTTTCCGTGCAGATTACTGATTTTGATCTGCAAAGATTACTTAAACGAATCAATCAGTTTTTTGTCATTATTAATGAAATGATCCCCCCAACATGGGCTTATATGCCGAAGCTATGGGAACCACTAATTGCTACTATTAAGATGTCATTATTCGGTTCTGCACTTGGTGCTATTTGTGCATTACCGATCGCGATGTTAGCAGCAAGTAATATTAATCGCAGTCGTTGGATTCCTTCAGTCACCAAATTTATTTTGAGTATACTTCGAACATTGCCGACTTTAGTTGTAGCGCTGATCGCTACATTTATTTTTGGATTAGGAACGATGGCAGGAACGGTTGCAATTTTCTTGTTTACTATTTCTTATATAGGTAAATTGCTGTACGAGCAGATCGAAAATGCAGAAATGGGTGCCTATGAGGCCATGAATGCAATGGGTCTGACAACAATTCAATCGTTCCGGTATGCTATATTTCCACAGGTGCTACCTAACTATCTATCGACATCATTGTTCTGTTTCGAGGGGAATGTTCGGTATGCTTCTATATTAGGATACGTTGGTGCAGGTGGAATTGGTTTATTGTTAGCTGAGAGTCTTGGCTGGAGAAACTATGCCAACGTGGGGATGATTTTATTGATGCTCGTATGTACCGTGTTCGTGATTGAAACGATTAGCGAATATTTCCGAAAGAAACTGATGTAG
- the phnC gene encoding phosphonate ABC transporter ATP-binding protein, with protein sequence MIEFKQVHKQYPNGLVALKDINLSIDQGEYIAIIGLSGAGKSTLLRCINRMHDISEGTLTVEGIEISKLKGRGIRQLRRKIGMIFQSFNLVTRISVIKNVLVAFVPEMPFWRKTLGIFTEDEKRRALMSLDKVGILDKAYVRVDQLSGGQQQRVALARTLAQNPGIILADEPVASLDPVTANQVMEDFRRINEEMNMTVIINIHHVELALAYATRVIGIRAGEVVYDGPSQEVNDQVLHLIYNGQVEKGGSGSHANEAVST encoded by the coding sequence ATGATTGAATTTAAGCAGGTACACAAACAATATCCGAATGGATTAGTAGCATTAAAAGATATTAATTTGTCAATTGACCAAGGTGAATATATCGCCATTATTGGTTTGTCAGGTGCAGGAAAGTCGACGTTACTGCGTTGTATTAATCGAATGCATGATATTTCGGAAGGCACATTGACGGTTGAGGGGATAGAAATTAGTAAACTTAAAGGAAGAGGTATCCGTCAACTACGTCGGAAGATCGGAATGATCTTTCAATCCTTTAACTTAGTGACAAGAATTTCAGTTATTAAAAATGTATTGGTAGCGTTCGTACCTGAGATGCCATTTTGGCGTAAAACACTTGGGATATTTACAGAAGATGAAAAGAGAAGAGCACTGATGTCGCTAGATAAAGTCGGTATTTTGGATAAGGCGTATGTACGTGTAGATCAATTATCTGGAGGACAACAGCAACGTGTTGCTTTGGCAAGAACATTAGCACAGAATCCGGGAATTATTCTAGCAGATGAACCAGTAGCTTCCTTAGATCCGGTTACCGCCAATCAAGTGATGGAAGATTTCAGACGTATTAACGAAGAGATGAATATGACCGTGATTATTAATATTCACCATGTCGAATTAGCCTTGGCTTATGCTACACGCGTCATTGGTATACGAGCTGGTGAAGTTGTATATGATGGTCCTTCACAAGAGGTGAATGATCAAGTACTGCATCTTATATACAATGGTCAAGTAGAAAAAGGAGGCAGCGGTAGCCATGCTAACGAAGCTGTTTCCACCTAA